The following proteins are encoded in a genomic region of Desulfosporosinus youngiae DSM 17734:
- a CDS encoding M23 family metallopeptidase, translating into MKDKYTIIFIPPDHSTTHQFQLSKHGKRYLNLGIFLLGVLIIGLFARNFYLSHYIKDLTPAIKHITQLKSTIEERDQEISALNEKSLQMTKDLSRIEDLEKRLSSMLQLHPASSPTTSLSRSVNPDAQNFILANPTVQTPEQSAKIVADYLSLLERYYGAAILKKDHLDHTPSILPAEGEITSPYGYRRNPFGGLSKEFHSGIDIGCDYGTPVLATADGIITFAGSNPVFGLRVDIDHGHGIETFYGHNSRLLVKKGDLVKKHDLIAYSGNSGRSTGAHLHYGMIVNGKNVDPLTYTKIPKEHNENV; encoded by the coding sequence ATGAAAGATAAATATACCATAATATTCATACCACCCGATCATTCCACAACTCATCAATTTCAACTTTCTAAGCATGGGAAAAGATATCTAAATCTGGGTATATTCCTTTTAGGAGTCTTGATTATCGGACTATTCGCTCGAAATTTCTATCTTAGCCATTACATAAAAGATCTCACCCCCGCTATTAAGCACATTACACAACTCAAATCCACCATTGAAGAGCGTGATCAGGAAATATCCGCTTTAAATGAAAAGTCTCTTCAAATGACTAAAGACCTCTCAAGAATCGAGGACTTAGAGAAAAGACTTTCTTCTATGTTGCAACTACATCCGGCTTCCTCACCAACCACATCCCTAAGCCGCAGTGTTAACCCTGATGCTCAAAACTTTATTCTAGCGAACCCGACCGTTCAAACTCCTGAGCAAAGCGCCAAAATCGTCGCTGACTATTTAAGTCTCTTAGAGAGATATTATGGGGCGGCTATTCTTAAAAAAGACCATCTGGACCACACTCCCAGCATACTGCCGGCCGAAGGAGAAATTACATCTCCTTATGGCTATCGGCGGAATCCCTTTGGAGGTCTTTCCAAAGAGTTTCATAGCGGAATTGATATCGGCTGTGACTACGGAACTCCAGTTTTGGCTACTGCAGATGGGATTATTACCTTTGCGGGCAGCAATCCCGTTTTCGGCCTGAGAGTAGATATTGATCACGGTCATGGAATCGAAACCTTCTACGGTCATAATTCCCGCCTTCTGGTAAAGAAAGGGGACTTAGTGAAAAAACATGACCTCATAGCCTATAGCGGAAATTCCGGGCGAAGTACAGGAGCCCATCTTCATTACGGAATGATTGTTAATGGAAAGAATGTGGATCCCCTAACTTATACAAAAATACCAAAGGAGCACAACGAGAATGTTTAA
- a CDS encoding ABC transporter ATP-binding protein, with the protein MEHEIAIELKDITKRFGEVVANDKVCLSVRKGEILAILGENGSGKTTLMNILSGIYFPDEGHIFVGGKEVTIRSPRDSFALGIGMIHQHFKLVNVLTAAENITLGLPGEENLKMKTITKEIERLTGQYGFEFNPAQKIYDMSVSQKQTVEIIKVLYRGAEILILDEPTAVLTPQETKKLFGVLKNMKNDGKSIIIITHKLNEVLELSDRVSVLRRGKYIGTVDTKEATAASLTEMMVGAKVTLDIARTDPVGQQKRIEVRGITCSNKEGTTVLKDVSFLAFSNEILGIAGIAGNGQKEILESIAGLQEIESGEILYYSPEGDTIKISQMKAADIYKLNISLAFVPEDRLGMGLVGSMDLTDNMMLRCYKEGRGFFADRKKPRNLALSIVDQLQVACPSVETPVRRLSGGNLQKVLLGREIASNPSVLMVAYPVRGLDINSSYTIYNLLNEQKSKGVAVIYVGEDLDVLLELCDRILVLAGGSVAGIVDARQSTKEEIGLMMSTGKDRYAHEEH; encoded by the coding sequence ATGGAACATGAAATCGCAATTGAATTAAAGGATATTACCAAACGTTTCGGTGAGGTTGTAGCTAACGACAAAGTCTGCTTATCCGTGAGAAAAGGTGAAATCCTGGCGATCTTAGGGGAGAACGGCAGCGGAAAAACGACACTGATGAACATACTCTCCGGTATTTACTTTCCTGATGAAGGGCATATTTTTGTGGGCGGTAAGGAAGTGACCATCCGTTCGCCAAGGGATTCTTTTGCCCTTGGCATTGGCATGATCCATCAGCATTTTAAGTTGGTCAATGTTTTAACAGCAGCGGAGAATATTACCCTTGGACTGCCCGGGGAAGAAAACCTGAAAATGAAAACCATAACAAAGGAAATTGAGAGGCTCACCGGGCAGTATGGCTTTGAGTTTAATCCTGCCCAGAAGATATATGATATGTCCGTTTCTCAAAAGCAAACCGTAGAAATCATCAAGGTCTTATACCGCGGCGCGGAAATTTTAATCCTTGATGAGCCCACGGCAGTCCTTACTCCGCAGGAGACCAAAAAGCTTTTTGGCGTATTAAAAAATATGAAGAATGACGGCAAATCCATCATCATTATTACCCATAAGCTTAATGAGGTTCTTGAATTGTCCGATCGTGTTTCCGTACTGCGCAGGGGAAAATATATCGGGACAGTTGATACCAAAGAGGCCACAGCCGCTTCTCTGACCGAAATGATGGTTGGGGCAAAGGTCACTTTGGATATAGCCCGCACTGATCCGGTGGGGCAGCAGAAACGTATTGAGGTACGGGGAATCACCTGTAGTAACAAGGAAGGCACCACAGTACTAAAGGATGTGTCTTTTTTGGCTTTTAGCAATGAAATCCTTGGTATAGCCGGTATTGCCGGAAACGGACAAAAGGAGATACTTGAATCCATTGCGGGGCTGCAGGAAATTGAATCGGGAGAGATATTATACTATTCACCCGAAGGAGATACCATAAAGATCTCTCAAATGAAGGCGGCGGATATCTATAAACTGAACATCAGCCTGGCTTTTGTGCCCGAGGATAGGTTGGGCATGGGACTGGTAGGTTCAATGGATCTGACGGATAATATGATGCTCAGATGTTACAAAGAGGGCAGGGGTTTTTTTGCCGATCGCAAAAAGCCGAGGAATCTGGCCCTTTCTATCGTGGATCAACTGCAGGTTGCCTGTCCGAGTGTCGAAACTCCTGTACGCAGACTCTCCGGCGGAAATTTACAAAAGGTTCTGCTTGGTCGTGAGATTGCCTCGAATCCCAGCGTCCTTATGGTGGCCTACCCTGTAAGGGGACTCGATATCAATTCCTCCTACACAATCTATAATTTGTTGAACGAGCAGAAAAGCAAAGGGGTTGCGGTGATCTATGTGGGCGAAGATCTGGATGTACTCCTTGAGCTTTGTGATCGGATTCTAGTACTGGCCGGCGGTAGTGTAGCGGGCATTGTGGATGCCCGGCAGTCGACCAAGGAAGAAATTGGACTGATGATGAGCACAGGAAAGGATAGATATGCACATGAAGAGCATTAA
- a CDS encoding bactofilin family protein, translating into MFKKLTNSNSQSNGDTTFIAADCQITGTIVINGNARIDGKIEGSVQVTGDLIIGTTAYLKADIEANTVSMAGEVHGNLKTTDLLELNTTARLFGDIRTRQFKVEQGARFTGMSQLLEESAPSLIIHETNKEPHSTKETKLVSSQA; encoded by the coding sequence ATGTTTAAAAAGCTTACCAATTCCAACTCCCAATCTAACGGAGACACGACGTTCATCGCGGCTGACTGCCAAATAACCGGAACCATTGTCATTAATGGAAATGCAAGAATTGACGGAAAAATCGAAGGAAGTGTTCAAGTAACCGGGGACTTAATCATTGGCACGACCGCTTACCTAAAGGCTGATATCGAAGCAAATACGGTCAGCATGGCTGGGGAAGTACACGGAAACCTAAAGACGACGGATCTTTTAGAGTTAAATACGACTGCCCGTTTATTTGGTGATATACGCACACGTCAATTTAAAGTTGAACAAGGTGCGCGATTCACTGGGATGAGTCAGCTTCTTGAAGAATCTGCCCCTTCTTTGATTATCCATGAAACGAATAAGGAACCCCACTCAACTAAGGAAACAAAGCTAGTCTCTTCCCAAGCCTAA
- a CDS encoding 2-isopropylmalate synthase, translating to MRRLYVFDTTLRDGEQSLGITLNVKEKLEIGRQLVKLGVDIIEAGFPASSPGDMESVRTLAKELKGVVICGLTRAVAPDIDLCAEALRKAEYPRIHTGIGVSPVHMEKKLKLTPDQVVEQAVAAVKYAKKYVSDVEFYAEDAFRSDPIFLAKVIENVISAGATVVNLPDTVGYASPWEYGELIESVFKNVRNIDRAIVSVHCHNDLGMATANSLAGIKAGASQVEGTINGIGERAGNTSLEEVVMSIYTRRDGYGVESKVNTREISATSRLVSRITGVTVPDHKAIVGANAFNHASGIHQDGVLKDRKTYEIIQPETIGVPKNLISLTARSGRHALKHCLQELGYEVEGAQLDDVYQRFLQLADLKKEVFDQDLYVLMGDSGSMANNIVFQSMSIATNGVEMATATVTLEIEGNMMTDAACGNGPVNALFNTIDRITGNTATLEDYTLKSVTRSSEALGEATVKLRYEDGRLVVGKGFSTDIIEASAKAYINALDKKDLPIEV from the coding sequence ATGCGCAGGTTATATGTATTTGACACGACTCTCAGAGATGGGGAACAATCCTTGGGGATTACTCTAAATGTCAAGGAAAAATTAGAAATTGGTCGGCAGTTGGTCAAGCTTGGAGTCGATATTATTGAAGCAGGTTTTCCAGCATCCTCCCCCGGAGATATGGAATCAGTCCGCACGCTTGCTAAGGAACTGAAAGGAGTTGTCATCTGCGGGTTAACACGGGCTGTAGCGCCGGATATTGATCTTTGTGCTGAAGCTCTGCGCAAAGCGGAGTATCCCCGAATTCATACGGGTATAGGAGTTTCTCCCGTGCATATGGAAAAGAAATTAAAACTAACCCCGGATCAAGTTGTAGAACAAGCTGTGGCGGCTGTTAAGTACGCTAAAAAATATGTAAGTGATGTGGAGTTTTACGCAGAAGATGCTTTTCGCAGCGACCCAATCTTCCTGGCAAAGGTGATTGAAAATGTGATTTCAGCAGGAGCCACTGTAGTAAATCTGCCGGATACGGTAGGCTATGCAAGTCCTTGGGAATACGGGGAATTGATTGAATCGGTTTTTAAAAACGTCCGGAATATTGACCGGGCTATCGTGAGTGTTCACTGTCACAACGACTTGGGAATGGCAACAGCGAATTCCTTGGCGGGCATTAAGGCGGGAGCAAGCCAGGTAGAGGGAACGATTAATGGTATTGGTGAGCGGGCAGGAAATACATCTCTTGAAGAGGTAGTTATGTCGATTTACACTCGGCGCGATGGCTACGGCGTAGAGAGTAAAGTCAATACCCGCGAGATATCGGCCACGAGCAGGCTGGTCTCCAGGATAACAGGAGTGACCGTTCCAGATCATAAGGCGATTGTCGGAGCCAATGCCTTTAATCACGCCTCGGGTATTCATCAAGATGGAGTTCTCAAAGACCGGAAAACTTATGAGATTATTCAACCGGAAACAATCGGAGTTCCAAAAAATTTGATCAGTCTTACGGCCAGATCGGGAAGGCATGCTTTGAAGCATTGCCTGCAGGAACTGGGATACGAAGTGGAAGGTGCCCAGCTTGATGATGTTTATCAACGGTTTTTACAGTTAGCAGATCTGAAAAAAGAAGTGTTTGATCAGGATCTTTATGTCTTAATGGGGGATTCGGGAAGTATGGCGAACAATATTGTCTTCCAGAGTATGTCTATCGCAACAAATGGGGTTGAGATGGCGACGGCTACCGTAACTTTGGAAATAGAGGGCAACATGATGACCGATGCCGCTTGTGGCAATGGTCCGGTGAACGCGCTGTTTAACACGATTGACCGAATAACAGGAAATACGGCAACCCTTGAGGATTATACGCTTAAATCTGTGACACGGAGCAGCGAGGCCCTGGGCGAGGCTACGGTTAAACTGCGTTATGAAGATGGCCGCCTTGTAGTAGGAAAGGGTTTTTCTACAGATATTATTGAAGCTAGTGCCAAGGCTTATATCAATGCTTTGGATAAGAAAGATCTGCCTATTGAAGTGTGA
- a CDS encoding ABC transporter permease: MKSINTSANKEPIMRITKRGSISLSKAWLVRVIAILLSLVVCALVIVVITKQNPFEVYLGIINGAVGTNRRLWVTIREMLTLLIIAVGLIPAFRMKFWNIGAEGQILMGAAATAALMIYAGSNIPNWLLLILIVIASAIAGAIWGLLPGIFKAYFNTNETLFTLMLNYVAMQIVNFCIVFWESPAGSNTVGIINQGTQKGWFPSVFGLNYGMNLAVVFIITVMVYIYMKYSKQGYEIAVVGESHNTAKYAGIDVKKVIIRTMLISGAVCGIAGAIIVSGSSHTISLSTGGGRGFTAIIVAWMSKFNPLAMAAVSSFLVFMQQGAIQIATQYGLNENASDVITGILLFFLIGCEFFIEYKVVFGRKKREVL, translated from the coding sequence ATGAAGAGCATTAATACGAGTGCCAACAAGGAACCAATCATGCGCATCACTAAGCGCGGCAGCATTTCCTTATCAAAGGCATGGCTTGTGCGCGTTATAGCCATATTGCTTTCCCTGGTTGTCTGTGCTCTTGTAATTGTTGTGATTACCAAGCAGAATCCATTTGAAGTATATCTCGGGATTATCAACGGGGCAGTCGGTACCAACCGCCGTTTATGGGTGACAATCCGCGAAATGCTGACGCTGCTTATTATAGCGGTTGGTCTGATTCCGGCCTTTAGGATGAAATTTTGGAATATTGGGGCAGAAGGTCAAATATTGATGGGCGCGGCTGCCACAGCCGCCTTAATGATCTATGCCGGCAGCAATATTCCCAATTGGTTGCTGCTGATCCTAATCGTCATAGCCAGTGCAATTGCGGGCGCGATTTGGGGCTTGCTGCCGGGAATATTCAAGGCTTATTTCAATACCAATGAAACCTTATTTACCCTGATGCTTAACTATGTGGCGATGCAGATCGTTAACTTTTGCATCGTGTTTTGGGAAAGTCCCGCGGGCTCCAATACTGTCGGGATTATTAACCAGGGCACCCAAAAGGGGTGGTTCCCCTCTGTATTTGGCTTGAACTATGGAATGAACCTTGCCGTTGTTTTCATTATTACAGTTATGGTTTATATCTATATGAAATACAGCAAACAGGGTTATGAAATTGCGGTGGTCGGTGAAAGCCATAATACCGCGAAATATGCCGGTATCGATGTAAAAAAAGTTATAATCCGGACAATGCTTATTTCAGGAGCGGTTTGCGGTATTGCCGGTGCCATCATTGTCAGCGGTTCAAGTCATACCATTTCCCTGAGTACCGGTGGCGGAAGGGGTTTTACGGCGATCATTGTGGCTTGGATGTCCAAGTTTAATCCACTGGCCATGGCCGCAGTATCTTCATTTTTAGTATTCATGCAGCAGGGAGCTATTCAAATTGCTACCCAGTATGGCTTGAATGAAAATGCCTCGGATGTTATTACGGGAATCCTTTTGTTTTTCCTAATAGGCTGTGAATTCTTCATCGAATATAAAGTTGTCTTCGGTAGAAAGAAAAGGGAGGTGCTGTAG
- a CDS encoding LUD domain-containing protein: MTVDLRKDFVKYAKSLNAASEDNNIRTAISRAVTSYRNTVSETLERFPHTPKLAEEVQEIKSQSMADLDDLLKQAMASVERNRGKAFYAKDHQAALEIALGLIGKGKTVVKGKSMLGEELHLREYLEENGNEVWETDLGEFILQLRKERPMHILSPSVHVPREQVAEVFSKFFNKEVPPDIAEEVKVVREFMREKYFTADVGISGANVVAADTGAMVIIENEGNIRLATGAPPVHIVMVGVEKLVPTFQDAMKVAEVTWRYAQYGVPGYVNIVSGPSKTGDIEKVTTYGAHGPKEFYVIFVDNGRTEMAKEDKFSQALHCLRCGGCMYECPVFQVTAGHFGHTYMGGIGAIWTAFVSGGMEKAAPLVYSCLRCGRCVERCPMSINVPGMIGELRERIVYGKFSD, from the coding sequence ATGACAGTGGATTTGAGAAAGGACTTCGTCAAGTATGCCAAGTCCCTTAATGCAGCAAGCGAGGACAATAATATTCGAACTGCGATCTCACGGGCGGTCACTTCTTATCGCAACACAGTTTCTGAAACCTTAGAGCGCTTTCCGCATACTCCGAAGCTGGCAGAAGAGGTGCAGGAGATCAAGAGCCAATCGATGGCTGATTTAGACGACTTACTGAAACAGGCAATGGCTTCTGTAGAGCGCAACAGGGGAAAAGCATTTTATGCTAAAGATCATCAAGCTGCTTTGGAAATAGCCCTGGGACTGATTGGCAAGGGTAAAACCGTTGTTAAAGGGAAAAGTATGCTGGGTGAAGAGCTTCATTTGCGTGAATACCTGGAGGAGAATGGCAACGAAGTTTGGGAGACGGACTTGGGTGAGTTTATACTGCAGCTGCGTAAGGAACGCCCAATGCACATTCTCTCTCCATCCGTTCATGTGCCCCGGGAACAGGTGGCAGAGGTTTTTAGCAAGTTCTTTAATAAAGAAGTTCCGCCGGACATCGCTGAAGAAGTGAAGGTTGTAAGAGAATTCATGCGTGAAAAATACTTTACTGCGGATGTGGGCATCAGCGGGGCCAATGTAGTGGCAGCGGATACCGGTGCAATGGTGATTATTGAAAACGAAGGAAATATACGGCTGGCTACCGGTGCTCCTCCGGTTCATATCGTGATGGTGGGAGTCGAGAAATTAGTGCCTACGTTCCAGGATGCGATGAAAGTTGCTGAGGTTACTTGGAGATATGCTCAGTATGGTGTTCCAGGGTATGTCAACATTGTGAGCGGACCCAGTAAAACCGGGGATATTGAAAAAGTAACGACTTATGGAGCACACGGTCCTAAGGAATTCTATGTCATTTTTGTCGACAATGGCCGGACTGAAATGGCCAAGGAGGATAAATTCAGCCAGGCTCTGCATTGTCTGCGTTGCGGCGGATGTATGTATGAATGTCCTGTGTTCCAGGTAACAGCCGGTCATTTTGGACACACCTATATGGGCGGCATAGGTGCGATCTGGACGGCATTTGTGTCGGGAGGAATGGAGAAAGCGGCACCGCTTGTTTATTCCTGTCTGAGATGCGGAAGATGCGTAGAGCGTTGCCCGATGAGTATCAATGTTCCCGGCATGATTGGAGAACTTCGTGAACGTATCGTTTATGGCAAATTCTCGGATTAA
- a CDS encoding (Fe-S)-binding protein: METKMPMVLDVISENIIKHGSPLALKGSEVASWAKELKLPAKGEMLFYTGGEYQMLPFIDSLVKTITHLDQGSKVFSMMMGARNILNKTGFSPEKMYASVLAKDKDRYNSVCFKAAKVLQELGYEFCYSGSEELYSGALLYELGYLEDMKDYVKRVVEVIKRSGAKTIVCLSPHAAEVFKFIYPKMVEDFNFEIRTYVDLVWERRDKLAKIQSPESVVIHDSCRLARELGIHQELRDILESVGAEVKEASMNREWTSCCGGPIKILFPELSHVIGGRRVVELKESGSKHILTSCPYCLSALEGGLAKGDSAVIEDLIEFLYRGVKA; the protein is encoded by the coding sequence GTGGAAACAAAAATGCCAATGGTACTTGACGTTATAAGTGAAAATATTATTAAACATGGCAGCCCATTAGCCTTAAAGGGTTCTGAGGTTGCTTCATGGGCTAAGGAACTTAAATTACCGGCTAAAGGAGAAATGCTTTTTTATACAGGTGGGGAATACCAGATGCTCCCCTTTATCGACTCCTTAGTTAAAACGATTACACATCTTGATCAAGGCAGCAAAGTATTTTCCATGATGATGGGTGCCCGAAATATCCTCAATAAAACTGGGTTCAGCCCGGAGAAGATGTACGCTTCAGTACTTGCTAAAGATAAGGATCGCTATAATTCGGTTTGCTTTAAAGCTGCTAAGGTGCTTCAAGAGCTGGGCTATGAGTTCTGTTACTCTGGAAGCGAGGAACTGTATAGTGGTGCACTGTTATATGAATTAGGTTATTTAGAAGATATGAAGGATTATGTCAAAAGAGTGGTCGAAGTTATTAAGAGGAGCGGTGCTAAAACTATTGTTTGTCTCTCTCCTCATGCGGCAGAGGTCTTTAAGTTTATTTATCCAAAAATGGTTGAGGATTTTAACTTTGAAATCCGTACTTATGTGGATCTCGTCTGGGAACGCCGGGATAAGTTAGCTAAGATCCAATCCCCGGAGTCGGTTGTCATTCATGACTCATGTCGTTTGGCTCGTGAATTAGGCATACACCAGGAATTGAGAGATATCTTGGAAAGTGTTGGGGCAGAGGTGAAAGAGGCTTCTATGAATCGGGAATGGACGTCTTGTTGCGGCGGGCCTATCAAAATTTTGTTCCCGGAGTTATCTCATGTCATTGGCGGCCGACGAGTGGTCGAATTGAAGGAAAGTGGTTCAAAGCACATTCTGACGTCCTGTCCTTATTGTCTGTCGGCGTTAGAGGGCGGACTGGCCAAAGGGGATTCGGCTGTGATCGAAGATTTAATTGAATTCCTATATAGGGGGGTTAAAGCATGA
- a CDS encoding ABC transporter permease — protein MEIILIFIQKAIGQSTSILLGATGEIITEKSGNLNLGVPGIMYMSGIAGLMGAFFYEKAAVDPSGFIGLIVSMLTAMFAAAIGGGIYGFLTISLRANQNVVGLALTTFGVGFGNFFGGSISKLAGGVGQISVATTAAAYRATIPGLSELPVIGRLFFSYGFLTYLAIALAIYLTFFLSRTRKGLNLRSIGESPATADAAGINVRLYKYLATVFGSVISGLGGLYFVMEYLGGTWTNNGFGDRGWLAIALVILALWRPVNAIWGSFLFGSLFILYIYLPGLTRATQELVKMLPYVVTILVLVITSRRNNLESQPPGSLGNPYFREER, from the coding sequence GTGGAAATAATCCTGATATTTATTCAAAAAGCTATCGGGCAGAGTACCAGCATTCTCCTTGGCGCGACCGGTGAAATCATAACCGAAAAATCCGGCAATCTTAATCTTGGTGTTCCGGGTATCATGTATATGAGTGGTATCGCCGGCCTGATGGGTGCCTTTTTCTATGAAAAAGCAGCGGTTGATCCCAGCGGATTCATTGGGTTGATCGTCTCCATGCTGACGGCAATGTTCGCCGCCGCTATTGGGGGAGGGATCTATGGTTTTCTCACGATTTCTCTGCGTGCGAATCAGAACGTAGTCGGTTTGGCTTTAACGACCTTTGGTGTGGGCTTCGGAAACTTTTTCGGAGGCTCCATCTCCAAGCTGGCCGGCGGTGTCGGCCAGATTTCCGTGGCAACGACTGCAGCCGCTTATCGCGCCACCATCCCGGGCCTCTCCGAGCTGCCTGTCATCGGGAGGTTGTTCTTTTCCTATGGCTTTTTAACCTATCTGGCGATTGCTTTGGCGATCTATCTAACCTTTTTCTTGAGTAGGACAAGAAAGGGACTTAACCTGCGTTCAATAGGGGAAAGTCCGGCCACAGCCGATGCCGCGGGTATTAATGTGCGGCTGTATAAATACTTGGCCACAGTGTTCGGCTCCGTTATTTCCGGTTTGGGTGGATTGTATTTTGTTATGGAATACCTTGGCGGGACATGGACCAACAATGGCTTCGGAGACAGGGGCTGGCTGGCCATTGCCTTGGTAATCCTAGCCTTGTGGCGGCCGGTCAATGCCATTTGGGGGTCGTTCCTGTTCGGCAGTTTATTTATCCTTTACATCTATTTGCCGGGACTTACCCGTGCCACTCAGGAGCTTGTCAAAATGCTGCCCTATGTCGTAACCATTTTGGTTTTGGTTATTACCAGCAGGCGCAACAATTTGGAAAGCCAACCGCCGGGTAGTTTGGGCAATCCATATTTCCGGGAAGAGCGATGA
- a CDS encoding BMP family ABC transporter substrate-binding protein, whose protein sequence is MKKIWSLVLVLLVVLLMLPGCGQKDVAADKSKDEQTTKPSVKVGIIYIGDENEGYSEAHMHGIKEMIKTLGLSKDQVIEKTNIKEDESSYDAAVDLAEQGCNIIFANSFGMEDYMIQAAKEYPNIQFAHASGFKAKSSGLPNMHNYFNAVYESRYVAGVAAGLKLNEMIEGGKITKDKAKIGYVGAFPFAEVVSGYTSFFLGARSVCPTVTMDVQYTNSWSDMAGEKEVATQLIAKGAVLISQHADTTGAPTAAEAAKVPVVGYNVDMISVAPNTALTSAAMNWGSYYTYAVKSVIDGTTMPSDWCQGFKDGAVAITSLNEKVIAKGTADKVKEVEDSLKAGTLHVFDTKTFTIGGKSLEDLISSDTNFAKYAPYVKDGYFHESELISSPAFDLKIDGIKELTN, encoded by the coding sequence ATGAAAAAGATTTGGAGTTTAGTGCTAGTATTGCTGGTGGTTCTCTTGATGTTGCCTGGTTGCGGGCAAAAGGATGTTGCGGCGGACAAATCTAAGGATGAGCAAACAACAAAACCCTCGGTTAAGGTTGGTATAATTTATATCGGGGACGAAAATGAAGGTTACTCAGAAGCCCATATGCACGGAATTAAAGAAATGATCAAGACCCTTGGCCTGTCCAAAGATCAGGTGATCGAAAAAACAAATATCAAAGAAGATGAGTCCTCCTATGACGCAGCGGTTGATTTGGCGGAGCAGGGCTGCAATATTATTTTTGCCAACAGCTTCGGCATGGAAGACTATATGATTCAGGCTGCCAAAGAATACCCCAATATCCAATTCGCACATGCTTCGGGATTCAAGGCAAAATCTTCCGGTTTACCTAATATGCATAACTATTTTAATGCCGTCTATGAATCACGTTATGTAGCCGGTGTAGCAGCGGGATTAAAACTTAACGAAATGATTGAAGGCGGAAAGATTACCAAGGACAAAGCGAAAATAGGTTATGTCGGAGCATTCCCTTTTGCTGAGGTTGTTTCCGGTTATACGTCTTTCTTCCTTGGCGCCAGAAGCGTTTGCCCCACGGTTACGATGGATGTTCAATATACCAACAGCTGGTCGGATATGGCAGGCGAGAAGGAAGTCGCCACACAGCTGATTGCGAAGGGCGCAGTTTTAATCAGCCAGCATGCGGATACTACCGGTGCTCCTACGGCTGCTGAAGCCGCAAAAGTTCCCGTCGTCGGATACAATGTTGACATGATATCTGTTGCACCTAACACCGCATTGACATCAGCAGCCATGAATTGGGGCTCTTATTATACATATGCGGTTAAAAGTGTCATAGATGGTACGACTATGCCGAGCGATTGGTGCCAAGGTTTTAAAGATGGAGCAGTTGCCATTACTTCCCTCAACGAAAAGGTCATTGCCAAAGGGACAGCTGATAAGGTGAAGGAAGTCGAAGACTCTCTCAAGGCCGGCACTCTTCATGTTTTTGATACTAAAACCTTTACCATTGGCGGAAAATCCCTTGAAGACCTTATCAGTTCCGATACGAACTTCGCTAAATATGCGCCTTATGTTAAAGATGGCTATTTTCATGAATCAGAACTTATATCCTCACCGGCCTTTGACCTGAAAATTGACGGAATTAAAGAATTAACAAATTAG